A region of the Streptomyces sp. NBC_00442 genome:
ATCGCCGGCTTCGCGAACTCGTTCATCGCCCGGTCGATCTCGGTCTGGCTGATGGTGGGCTCGCGGACCGCGACCGGCAGCGGCACCGCGTTGGCCTTGCCGGTCTGCACCAGCGTCCGGTACGCGTCCCTGACCGCGATCATCGAGCGGTTCACGTCGAGCGACTTGCCCGCCTTGCCCGGCACGGCCACCGCATTGCCCGGCACGAACTTGATCGTGCCCTCGGTCGCCGAACCCGACGCGCCCGCGAGGTCGGTCAGCGCGACGCCGAGCTTCTCCTCGTCGACCGGGATGACCGGCTCGGCCACGCGCTTGCCGCCGAAGAGCGAACCGATCACGGACATCGGGTTGTAGTCGGTGCCCGCCGCGTCCCGCACGGTGGCCTGGCTGTCCAGGGAGAGGCCGGCGATCTCGGGCTTCAGCTCCTCCTGCTTGCCGTCGACGGTGAGGTGCAGCGGCTGGTTGGCGCGCTTCCCGAGCGTCTGGTCGAGCCGGGAGACCGCCGCCTCCTTGGTTCCGCCGCCGATGTCGACGCCGAGGACCGTGGTGCCCTTGGGGACCTCGGAGTGGTTCAGGACGAGACCCGCGCCGTACGCCACCGCCACGAGGGCCACCAGGCCGCCGCCGAGCAGCCCCAGCTTGGAGCGGCCCTTCTTGGCGGGCTTGGCCGGGGCGCCGGTCCGGGCCGGCGGCGCCGGGGGCTCGGCCGCCTCGGCCTCGGGGGCGGGCGCCGGCGGCGGAGTGAGGTGCGGGCCGCCCGCGCCGGGGCCGCCGGACGGGAAGGACGCGCCGCGGTGCTCCGGAGGAACGACCGGGATGCCGCTGGTGAGGGTGTCACCGGAGACGTGGCCGGCGGGCGCGCCCGCGGCCGGGTTGACCAGGGGGTTCGCGAGCGGGTTGCCCACCGACGACTGCGCGAACGGGCTCGGCGCGGGGACCTGCGGCGTGAGGATCGCCGTGTCGTCGGACAGCACGGGTGCCGCTTGCTGACCACCGGGAGCGAAGGGATGACCGCCGCCGGGCTCCGCGTTCTGCCGCGGGCCGTCGCCGCGCCCCATGTCGCCCCCGGGGAAGGGGGCTTGGCCCGGCTCTTGGCCCATCGCCGACTGCTGGCCCGGGTGTTGACCCGGACCCCCGACGAAGTCCGGCGTGTCGGTGTTCCAGCCGTTCTGGCCGTTCTGGCCGTTCTGGGCGACCAACGGGTTCGAGGCGCCCAACGCGTCCTGTGCACCCAACGGGTCCTGAGTACCCAGCGGGTTCTGCGCACCCTGCGCGCCGTGGTTCAGGCCCGCACGGTTGCCGACGGGCCGGGTCGGCAGCGCGGCCTGGCCGGTGACGGGTCCCGTGGTCGGGCCGGACGGCGCGGCGGGTCCGCCGGTACCCGCGGCCCCGGTGCCCGATCCGTCCGTACCGTCCGAGAAGTACGGAAGGCCGGGCGCCGCCGGGGTGCCGGAGGGCGGGGTCGCCGAAGGGGTGGACGGCGCCGGGGACTTGCGGGGCGCGAACCAGTCGCTGGTGGGCGACCCGTCGGCGGCCGGCTCGTCGGGCGCGGACTCCGGCGCGTCGGGCCTGGGCACCGAACCGGTGCGCTCGGCCGCGCCCTCCGCCTCCGGCGCCCTGCTCACGTCGCTCATCGGCGTACGCATGACGACCGGCGGAATGGGGCGCGAGCCCGGGATGTTGATCCGGATCCGCGTCGTCAGCGTGGTCTCGGTCTTCGGTTCGTCCGGCTCGGCGGCGGGTTCAGGAGCGTCCTGGCCCGCTGACGACGGAGTCCCGTACGGCGGAGTACCCGAGGGGTACCCGGCTGTGCCCCGTCCCTGGGGGCCGGAGGACGGACTGTCAGTTTCACGACTCAAGGCTGGTTCTCTCCCGATTGGCTCCGCCACCCGGTTTGGTTCGTGTGGTCCTTCTGTGCGGGCGGCTCGGCGGCGCGCACCACCATACTGAACGCCGTCGTTGCGTACGGGGCGGGCCGTGGAAGGCGCACCCCGTCCCCTTCTACTGCGTCGCGGCGCCCGCGCACGTCACTTGCCCAGTCGACCGGCCGGGCCGCCGGGTTGCGCGAATCCGCCGATCGTGGCGCAGATCACAGCGCCGACCATCCCGCCGAGGAGGAAGACGTACGAGCCGATTCCGGCGCCGAACACGAAGTCGCCCTCGGGCCGCGAGGCGGTCAGCAGGACGACGGTGACGAGCCAGCCGGCCGCGGGCGCGCCCACTCCGCCCCGGCCGCCCATGAGTTGCGTGCCGGTCCAGAAGAGGCCGACGGCGCCGGCGAGGGACAGCAGGAGGCCGCCCGGGAACCAGGCGGCCTGGAGCAGCGCCCCGGCGGCGGCGACGAGCGCGCCGAGGACGACGAGCAGCGCGTACAGCGCGATGCGGGCCGCTGTGCCGCCCGTCCTTGCGTCATCCATGGCGGTACGACTACTCACTTGTCCACACCTTCAAACAGGTCGTGCTCGCGCTGCCCGGCCGCGGCGCCGGAGACACCCGCGGCCAATTGGTAGTACTCGGTGGTGAAGACCGGCTGGCCCAGGTCGTTGGAGAGCGCGAAGTAGGGCTCCTTGAGGGCGATCTGGGTCTCGTGCGCGCGCATCGCCGCGTACTTGGCGGCCGCGTACGCGGCTCCGTCGATCTCGGCCGTGATCTGCGACTCGTCCACCACGCCCGGTACGTCGTCGATGTCCGCGACGCCCGGGAAGTCCGGGTTCGCCGCGCGCAGTCCGGCGAAGGCGCGTTCGGCGACGGGGCGGGGTACGCGGTTCCAGTAGATCTTCGCGATGGCGTGCGGCTCGCCCCCGCCGAAGTGGCCGGGATCCGCGGCCAGCTCCGCGGCGCGCATCGCGACCCGGTGCGCCTGGATGTGGTCGGGGTGGCCGTAGCCGCCGTTCGGGTCGTAGGTGATGAGCACCTGGGGGCGCACCGATCGGATCACCTCTACGAGGGACGCGGCGGCGGCGTCCACGTCGGTGTTCCAGAACGCGCCGGGGCGGTGGTTCTGCTCGACGCCCATCATCCCGGAGTCGCGAAACCGCCCGGGGCCGCCGAGGAAGCGGTGGTCGCCGACGCCCAGTTCCTTCATGGCGGCGGCGAGTTCACCGCCGCGGTACGCGCCGAGGCCGCCCTCCCGGTCGGGCGCGAGATGGGCGAGCCCCGGCGGGATGACCTCACCCTCCTCGCCGAGCGTGCACGTCACCAGGGTGACGTGCGCGCCTTCGGCGGCGTACTTGGCCATGGTGGCGCCGTTGTTGATCGACTCGTCGTCCGGGTGCGCGTGCACCAGGAGCAGACGGCGGGCGGGGAGTTCCGACATGGGGCAAGCGTACGAGGCCCCGGGCCGGCGGCGCGTGCGGCCGGGCGCCCGCGGCGCCACGGGACCGGGCGGGGGCGCCCGCTAGAACTTGATCCCCCCGATCATCCCCGCCACGTTGCTGGTGACCTGGCTGATGGTCGGGGCGATCGACGAGCTCGCCAGATAGAAGCCGAGCAGGATGCAGATCGCCGCGTGTCC
Encoded here:
- a CDS encoding DUF6113 family protein; translation: MDDARTGGTAARIALYALLVVLGALVAAAGALLQAAWFPGGLLLSLAGAVGLFWTGTQLMGGRGGVGAPAAGWLVTVVLLTASRPEGDFVFGAGIGSYVFLLGGMVGAVICATIGGFAQPGGPAGRLGK
- the mshB gene encoding N-acetyl-1-D-myo-inositol-2-amino-2-deoxy-alpha-D-glucopyranoside deacetylase — its product is MSELPARRLLLVHAHPDDESINNGATMAKYAAEGAHVTLVTCTLGEEGEVIPPGLAHLAPDREGGLGAYRGGELAAAMKELGVGDHRFLGGPGRFRDSGMMGVEQNHRPGAFWNTDVDAAAASLVEVIRSVRPQVLITYDPNGGYGHPDHIQAHRVAMRAAELAADPGHFGGGEPHAIAKIYWNRVPRPVAERAFAGLRAANPDFPGVADIDDVPGVVDESQITAEIDGAAYAAAKYAAMRAHETQIALKEPYFALSNDLGQPVFTTEYYQLAAGVSGAAAGQREHDLFEGVDK